Sequence from the Candidatus Dormiibacterota bacterium genome:
AACAGCAGGTTCGCGGCGTTGAACATCAGTTCGATCGACATCAGCATCACGAGCGGGTTGCGCCGGACGATGACGCCGACGACGCCCATGAAGAAGAGCACCGCGGAGAGCGCGATGTAATTACCCAAGGCAACCGGCAGTAACGACGACGTCACCGCTCGCCTCCGCGTACGATCGCCTCGCGCATATTCTTGCGTACGGCGCGCGCCTGTTTTTCGGTCGCCGCATACGGCGTCGAATCGCCGGCCAGCGTCACGACGCCGATCACCGCGACCATTAGGATGAGCGCGGTGATTTCGAAGGGCAGCAGGTACGTCGTAAAGAGCGCCTTGCCGAAATCGTCGACGCTGCCGAATACGCCGGCCGTTCCGACCGGGCCGGCCGCAGCCGCCGTCAGCGCGCCGGAGGTCGCCGTCACCGACGAGCGTCCCACCGCGTAGATCGCGAACCCTAGCCCGGCCAACGCGACGACGATCGCCGGTGCGGCAATCTTCGGCAACCGATTGATACCGGTCGCGAACGGCGCGACGCCACTCGAGAGCAAGGCGATGACGAAGAGAAAGAGCACCAGGATCGCGCCGGAGTACACGATGATCTGCATCACCGCCAAAAACTCGCCGGAGAGCGTGAGATACATCGCCGCGAGCGCAACGAAGTGCGCCAGCAATCCCACCACGCTGTAGACCGGCTTCTTTGCGGTAATCGTCC
This genomic interval carries:
- a CDS encoding NADH-quinone oxidoreductase subunit J, which produces MIAFWVLGVILIASAMWTITAKKPVYSVVGLLAHFVALAAMYLTLSGEFLAVMQIIVYSGAILVLFLFVIALLSSGVAPFATGINRLPKIAAPAIVVALAGLGFAIYAVGRSSVTATSGALTAAAAGPVGTAGVFGSVDDFGKALFTTYLLPFEITALILMVAVIGVVTLAGDSTPYAATEKQARAVRKNMREAIVRGGER